The following proteins come from a genomic window of Brevibacillus antibioticus:
- a CDS encoding NADAR family protein → MAHIHDIQSLLKESQKTRVKYLFFWGHTKKDSDTIDKSCFSQWYPAAFVEDGITYPTAEHYMMAKKAELFGDLAIRDEILRKSHPKQAKDLGRKVHSFDEAVWNANKTAIVRQANLLKFSQHAELKAYLLETGDRIIVEASPYDRIWGIGMAQDHPHAEQPEKWRGENLLGFALMAVREQLRS, encoded by the coding sequence ATGGCGCACATACATGACATCCAAAGCTTACTCAAAGAATCGCAGAAGACCAGAGTGAAATACTTGTTCTTTTGGGGGCATACAAAGAAGGATTCAGACACAATCGACAAATCATGCTTTAGCCAATGGTATCCGGCCGCTTTTGTAGAGGACGGTATCACGTACCCAACCGCTGAGCATTACATGATGGCGAAAAAGGCTGAGCTGTTCGGCGATCTTGCCATCCGTGATGAAATACTCAGGAAAAGTCATCCGAAACAAGCGAAGGATTTGGGACGAAAGGTACATTCCTTTGACGAGGCTGTGTGGAATGCGAACAAGACGGCGATTGTTCGCCAAGCAAACCTATTAAAATTCAGCCAGCATGCCGAGTTGAAAGCATATCTCTTGGAGACAGGTGACCGCATTATTGTCGAAGCGAGTCCTTATGATCGGATATGGGGAATCGGGATGGCCCAAGATCATCCGCATGCGGAACAGCCCGAGAAGTGGCGGGGAGAAAATTTGCTCGGTTTTGCATTGATGGCAGTCAGGGAGCAGCTGCGTTCGTGA
- a CDS encoding serine hydrolase domain-containing protein — protein MKRRSQITFASLALLIAGSSLLYITPISIVKAEPTQNVSSSLQSTQRDRNSVKQAMRDTLQLGIPGILAKTYEDGKTWGYAAGVSNLSTKKPMETDLRFRIGSVTKTFIATVVLQLAGENRLNLDDPIEKWLPGVIQGNGYDGNQITIRQILNHTSGIAEYLRSKNVDLMNAKKSYTAEELVKIGLSLPPDFAPGKGWSYSDTGYVLLGILIEKITGNSYAEEIENRIIEPLELSNTFLPGNSSVIPGTNHARGYFQPDGASELKDITYYNPSIASSAGDMISTADDLNKFFSYLLSGKLLKEQQLKEMLTTVPTGSSEISGYGLGIYETKLPNGVSIWGHTGSIPGFITLVGGTLGGKHMLTINLNSLGKANFKNILLAEFSK, from the coding sequence ATGAAAAGACGTAGTCAAATTACATTTGCAAGTCTGGCCCTTTTAATAGCTGGAAGTTCCCTGTTATACATAACGCCAATCTCAATTGTAAAAGCAGAGCCCACCCAAAATGTATCTAGTTCGTTACAAAGCACTCAACGAGATCGTAATTCCGTCAAGCAAGCCATGAGGGATACATTGCAACTTGGAATCCCGGGGATACTCGCTAAAACTTATGAGGATGGGAAAACATGGGGTTATGCCGCTGGGGTATCGAATCTGAGCACGAAGAAACCAATGGAAACAGATTTGCGCTTTCGCATTGGCAGCGTGACGAAGACGTTCATCGCAACAGTTGTCCTTCAGTTAGCTGGAGAGAACCGGCTGAATCTAGACGACCCCATCGAAAAATGGTTGCCTGGTGTCATTCAAGGAAACGGATATGATGGTAACCAGATTACTATCCGGCAAATATTGAACCATACAAGTGGTATTGCTGAATACTTACGGTCAAAAAACGTTGATTTGATGAATGCAAAAAAATCATATACCGCTGAAGAATTGGTAAAGATTGGGCTTTCCCTACCTCCAGACTTTGCCCCAGGAAAGGGCTGGTCTTATTCAGACACAGGATACGTATTACTGGGTATCCTTATTGAAAAAATAACCGGAAACAGCTATGCGGAAGAGATTGAAAATCGGATTATTGAACCACTTGAATTATCGAATACATTCCTACCTGGCAATTCGAGCGTTATTCCTGGCACCAACCATGCCCGTGGCTATTTCCAACCAGACGGAGCAAGTGAGCTAAAAGACATTACTTATTATAATCCAAGTATAGCTAGCTCGGCAGGAGATATGATTTCTACTGCTGACGACTTAAATAAATTCTTCTCTTACTTACTCAGTGGCAAATTACTAAAGGAACAGCAATTAAAAGAAATGCTTACTACAGTTCCTACAGGAAGTTCTGAAATCAGCGGATATGGTCTTGGAATCTATGAAACTAAGCTTCCAAACGGTGTTTCGATATGGGGACATACAGGTAGCATTCCAGGGTTTATTACTCTTGTTGGGGGTACACTTGGAGGCAAGCATATGTTGACCATCAATTTGAACAGTTTGGGGAAAGCTAACTTTAAAAATATTTTACTTGCAGAATTTAGTAAGTAG
- a CDS encoding amino acid ABC transporter ATP-binding protein, translating to MIEVKQLVKSFGPLTVLKGVTLTVEEKEVVVLLGASGSGKSTLLRCLNFLEFYDGGEIRIGGQQIDPHKTNLNQFRAEVGMVFQHFNLFPHKTVLENLMEAPVHVKGMNAAEAKQLAYELLKKVNMQDKADVYPDMLSGGQKQRVAIARALAMKPKIMLFDEPTSALDPELVGEVLQVMKQLAKEGMTMIVVTHEMGFAREVADRAVFMHDGQILEQGPPREFFENPQHDRTKQFLGSIR from the coding sequence ATGATTGAGGTTAAGCAGCTTGTCAAATCTTTTGGCCCGTTAACCGTGTTGAAGGGCGTTACGCTCACGGTGGAAGAAAAGGAAGTTGTCGTCTTGCTTGGAGCCAGTGGTTCAGGCAAAAGTACTTTACTCAGATGTTTGAATTTTCTGGAATTTTATGACGGCGGAGAGATTCGAATCGGTGGTCAGCAGATTGATCCACACAAGACGAATCTGAATCAGTTCCGCGCCGAGGTCGGCATGGTTTTTCAGCACTTCAATCTATTTCCGCACAAGACCGTTTTGGAAAACTTGATGGAGGCGCCTGTTCACGTCAAAGGAATGAATGCAGCAGAAGCCAAGCAATTAGCGTACGAGCTCCTGAAAAAAGTGAATATGCAGGATAAGGCCGATGTCTACCCGGACATGCTCTCCGGTGGACAAAAGCAGCGGGTTGCCATCGCCCGGGCGCTTGCGATGAAGCCGAAGATCATGCTGTTTGATGAGCCAACCTCTGCACTCGATCCCGAGCTCGTCGGTGAAGTGCTACAGGTCATGAAGCAGCTCGCCAAAGAAGGAATGACGATGATCGTCGTGACACATGAAATGGGGTTCGCTCGTGAAGTAGCAGATCGGGCGGTGTTCATGCACGATGGACAAATTCTGGAGCAAGGACCACCGAGAGAATTCTTTGAAAACCCACAGCATGATCGTACCAAGCAGTTTTTAGGCAGCATCCGTTAA
- a CDS encoding ABC transporter substrate-binding protein, with amino-acid sequence MKKRAKWSGILLSTVLVGSLLLSACGSQGNAPAAGGQAGGDGGKKDFTYAMSGVYKPFSFKENGQLTGFDVEIGQALAEKMGMNAVPITNPFETIIPGLDAKKYDAVIGSLTVTPERQKAVLFTNPYYRSGSQIFVQEGNTTIKSKEDLKGKKIGVVKASNYLDWAKKLTDEDKITQYDSDITALLDLPTGRLDAVITDQVVGLRFIKEGGGKVIDVGEPLSFDEQAIAVRLGDSEAVERINKALDEVVKDGTYEKISQKWFGRNILQKQ; translated from the coding sequence ATGAAAAAGCGTGCAAAATGGTCCGGAATCTTGTTGTCCACTGTCCTAGTAGGCTCGTTGCTGCTCTCTGCTTGTGGTTCACAGGGAAATGCACCGGCAGCAGGTGGACAAGCTGGTGGAGACGGTGGAAAGAAGGATTTTACGTACGCCATGAGTGGCGTGTACAAACCGTTTAGCTTCAAGGAAAATGGGCAACTGACTGGCTTTGATGTAGAGATCGGACAAGCGCTGGCAGAAAAAATGGGCATGAACGCAGTGCCGATCACCAATCCATTCGAAACGATTATCCCCGGTCTGGACGCGAAAAAATATGACGCTGTCATTGGGAGCTTGACCGTCACACCTGAACGCCAAAAAGCGGTTTTGTTCACCAATCCATACTACCGTTCCGGTTCGCAGATTTTCGTACAAGAGGGCAATACCACGATCAAGAGCAAAGAAGATCTGAAGGGGAAAAAGATCGGCGTAGTAAAAGCATCCAACTACTTGGATTGGGCGAAAAAGCTGACGGATGAAGACAAAATCACTCAGTACGATAGTGATATCACTGCTTTGCTGGACTTGCCGACAGGACGTCTTGATGCAGTGATTACCGACCAGGTAGTTGGTTTGCGATTCATTAAAGAAGGCGGCGGAAAAGTGATAGACGTAGGCGAACCGCTCAGCTTTGACGAGCAAGCAATCGCTGTGCGCTTGGGTGATTCGGAGGCAGTGGAGCGGATCAACAAGGCGCTGGACGAGGTCGTCAAAGACGGCACCTATGAGAAGATCAGCCAAAAATGGTTTGGCCGCAACATCCTGCAAAAACAGTAA
- a CDS encoding amino acid ABC transporter permease, with the protein MIIDIFLSSYPLFLKATWLTVQLTAVALMLGCVVGLVIAFFRISDNKVLNYIAHVYITVIRGTPLIVQICILYFGLANLVTLSQFWAGAIALAVHNGAYIAEIFRGAIQSIDRGQMEASRSLGMSYPLAMRRIILPQAFRRAIPSLGNQFIIGLKDSSLVAYVGMQDLWGTGLGEAASNYKQLETYMVVGLYYLVLIMIFSYFVNKLEARLAKGKAPNKQTKDNTSVAA; encoded by the coding sequence GTGATTATTGATATTTTTCTATCCAGTTATCCCCTTTTTCTAAAAGCGACATGGCTCACGGTACAGTTGACGGCAGTTGCGCTGATGCTCGGTTGTGTGGTAGGTCTTGTCATTGCCTTTTTCCGAATATCTGATAACAAAGTATTGAATTACATCGCACACGTCTACATTACAGTTATTCGCGGGACGCCTTTGATCGTGCAAATTTGTATTCTGTACTTCGGCTTGGCAAATTTGGTGACGCTGTCTCAGTTTTGGGCAGGGGCCATCGCGTTGGCAGTTCATAACGGCGCGTATATTGCAGAAATTTTCCGAGGGGCCATCCAGTCCATTGACCGTGGACAGATGGAGGCTTCCCGATCACTCGGCATGTCGTATCCGTTGGCGATGCGCAGAATTATTTTGCCGCAGGCGTTTCGTCGGGCGATCCCATCGCTTGGCAATCAGTTTATTATCGGGTTGAAGGATTCGTCGTTGGTCGCATACGTAGGGATGCAGGATTTATGGGGAACTGGTCTCGGTGAAGCGGCTTCCAACTACAAGCAGCTAGAGACGTATATGGTCGTCGGATTGTACTATCTCGTACTGATCATGATCTTCTCGTATTTCGTAAACAAGCTGGAAGCAAGGCTTGCCAAAGGAAAAGCCCCCAATAAACAAACGAAAGATAACACGAGTGTGGCAGCGTAA
- a CDS encoding IclR family transcriptional regulator gives MVQSVERAMKIIRVLISDEKHAWPISELASATGLPISTLHRFLESMIQFGLVEQDPVTKHYKPGYTWMEIGFILHEKLNLRAVARPFMEELANEVEESIFLNVLAGTDSMPIEKVESPLKIRIDENLGERIPLTIGAPSKIILAYLKQDAITKVVSAQLARDKQPSFLEQLSEAKKSGYAISYEEKTEGTMAVAAPIIGYGNQLVGALSINAPCFRVTEDRLPLLIEQVKRQAATISARIGGA, from the coding sequence ATGGTTCAATCAGTCGAACGGGCGATGAAAATTATTCGGGTACTGATTTCAGACGAAAAACATGCTTGGCCGATTTCGGAGCTGGCGAGCGCAACGGGTCTACCAATCAGTACGCTCCACCGTTTTCTCGAATCCATGATCCAGTTCGGATTGGTTGAGCAGGACCCAGTCACCAAGCATTACAAGCCGGGCTATACATGGATGGAAATCGGTTTTATCCTGCATGAAAAGCTGAACCTGCGGGCTGTGGCGAGACCTTTCATGGAGGAGCTGGCGAATGAAGTCGAGGAGAGTATCTTCCTCAACGTATTGGCGGGGACGGATTCGATGCCGATCGAAAAAGTAGAAAGTCCACTGAAAATACGCATAGACGAGAATTTGGGGGAGCGGATACCTCTCACAATCGGCGCCCCCAGTAAAATCATTCTCGCGTATTTGAAGCAGGATGCGATCACGAAAGTCGTTTCAGCCCAGCTTGCACGAGACAAGCAGCCGTCATTTTTGGAGCAGCTGAGTGAAGCGAAGAAAAGTGGCTATGCAATCAGCTACGAGGAGAAGACGGAAGGCACCATGGCAGTTGCCGCTCCGATCATCGGCTACGGAAATCAACTTGTCGGAGCGCTCTCGATCAATGCCCCGTGCTTTCGGGTGACAGAAGATCGATTGCCCCTACTCATCGAACAAGTAAAGCGTCAGGCTGCGACGATTTCGGCAAGAATCGGTGGCGCATAA
- a CDS encoding LysR family transcriptional regulator, with protein MELRNLKTFQVVAEHLNLTKAAEQLGYSQPTITLQI; from the coding sequence ATGGAGTTACGCAATCTGAAGACATTTCAGGTCGTTGCCGAGCATTTGAATTTGACGAAGGCTGCAGAGCAACTCGGATACAGCCAGCCTACAATTACACTCCAGATTTAA
- a CDS encoding substrate-binding domain-containing protein: MLNRVGKRTFLTPAGKIVKQHTDQLFYVLQHMVEGLNHLDMPVGPLVVAAPEFYCIQYMPQILKAYVGTHPQVNLQVISCTSQETLKKIQAHEADIGIIAGTTSQPGIHSSIVDLEQFTLIASPDLMQDKTLADALVTFPFLSYQEGCNLDEFITQCLLELNYIPPSVIKCSSEETIKRSVLNQAGIALLSKVLVEKELRTGELMELYRFPRKQKHRWSVWGAE, encoded by the coding sequence TTGCTCAATCGGGTAGGCAAGCGCACGTTTTTGACACCGGCCGGAAAAATAGTGAAACAACATACGGATCAGCTTTTCTACGTTCTCCAGCACATGGTGGAGGGACTTAATCACTTAGACATGCCTGTAGGACCGCTGGTTGTGGCGGCCCCGGAGTTTTATTGCATCCAATACATGCCCCAAATTCTGAAAGCATATGTAGGGACACATCCACAGGTCAATCTGCAGGTGATTTCATGCACCAGTCAGGAGACTTTGAAAAAAATCCAAGCCCACGAGGCGGATATCGGGATCATTGCGGGCACCACCTCGCAACCAGGTATTCATTCCAGTATCGTGGACTTAGAACAATTCACCTTGATTGCTTCTCCTGATTTGATGCAGGACAAAACACTGGCAGACGCACTCGTGACCTTTCCTTTTTTGTCTTATCAGGAGGGGTGCAATCTTGATGAATTTATTACCCAATGCCTGTTGGAGTTAAACTATATCCCACCCTCTGTCATTAAATGTAGCAGCGAAGAAACGATCAAACGGTCAGTCCTGAATCAAGCAGGCATAGCCCTGCTCAGTAAGGTTCTCGTGGAAAAAGAGCTTCGAACAGGAGAACTAATGGAACTGTACCGCTTTCCAAGAAAGCAGAAACATCGCTGGTCTGTCTGGGGCGCCGAATAG
- a CDS encoding ROK family protein, producing MQAPKKTGNSKLVKKLNKEEVLQQVVLHGQISRADISKQTQLSRPCVSALVDEMIQEGLLQEVGMGDSKGGRKPILLEYNYQAYAIAGAIFEGSTLDMAIADMKGEFLARYRKRLAQPANGETVIEDLAAGLDRLLRESGIPRERLLGMGVGLQGVTQRGSGTVSFSPSTGWMGSPIQQTIEARLGLPVIIDNDVNMMTLGEYVRGAGVGHTNVVYMYVGTGIGAGIILDGQFYRGSREAAGEIGFMMIGPVHNRSNGASGVFETHYSIPGIQEQAKGFLSDLQEGSSVIEELIRHAKHNAEAKELLADVYRHWAYGMANIISILNPEILILSGEMVHVDGEGVKQIHEWLREWVPEVPSLEKASLGERAGLIGAVHSVLEAFPFTRLLEKE from the coding sequence GTGCAAGCTCCTAAAAAAACAGGTAACAGCAAACTCGTGAAAAAACTGAATAAAGAAGAAGTATTGCAGCAGGTCGTCTTGCACGGGCAGATTTCCCGCGCGGATATTTCCAAACAGACACAGCTCAGCCGTCCATGTGTTTCCGCCCTCGTAGATGAAATGATCCAGGAAGGACTCCTGCAAGAAGTAGGAATGGGTGATTCCAAAGGAGGCCGCAAGCCGATTTTGTTGGAGTACAACTACCAGGCGTACGCCATAGCCGGTGCGATTTTTGAAGGCTCTACCTTGGATATGGCCATTGCAGATATGAAAGGTGAGTTCTTGGCTCGCTATCGCAAACGGCTGGCACAACCAGCAAATGGCGAAACCGTCATCGAAGATTTGGCGGCTGGACTGGATCGCTTGTTGCGTGAAAGCGGCATCCCGCGAGAGCGCCTGCTCGGAATGGGCGTCGGCTTGCAAGGGGTCACACAGCGTGGCAGTGGAACCGTCAGCTTTTCACCCAGCACGGGGTGGATGGGTTCACCGATTCAGCAGACCATCGAAGCGCGACTCGGACTGCCCGTCATTATCGACAATGACGTGAATATGATGACACTGGGCGAGTACGTCCGTGGAGCAGGGGTCGGCCATACCAACGTTGTCTACATGTACGTAGGGACGGGGATTGGGGCCGGGATCATTTTGGATGGACAGTTTTATCGGGGGAGTCGTGAGGCAGCAGGAGAAATCGGCTTCATGATGATCGGCCCGGTACATAATCGCTCGAATGGCGCGTCAGGTGTGTTTGAGACGCATTATTCGATCCCAGGCATCCAAGAGCAGGCTAAGGGATTTCTCTCTGACCTTCAGGAAGGGTCGAGTGTCATAGAAGAGCTGATCCGGCACGCCAAACATAATGCAGAAGCAAAGGAGCTTCTTGCGGATGTGTATCGACATTGGGCGTACGGTATGGCGAACATCATCAGTATTTTGAACCCGGAAATATTGATCCTGAGCGGGGAGATGGTCCACGTCGATGGTGAAGGGGTGAAGCAAATTCACGAATGGCTGAGAGAATGGGTGCCCGAGGTGCCTAGTCTCGAAAAAGCGAGTCTGGGGGAGCGAGCTGGTTTAATTGGTGCTGTCCACAGTGTTTTGGAAGCGTTTCCTTTTACACGACTGCTTGAGAAAGAGTGA
- a CDS encoding extracellular solute-binding protein: MKKTTSKLKTWMKGVFVSSLALTVAACGSGGQEAKPADNSAGGQSGAAAQPADSSGDPQKLVIYTGRDKNIFEIVLPKFKEKYPNIEVDTLEMGAQQILERVRAEKANPQADFWWGGTQSALATAANEDLLEPYKPTFADKVPDLYKDSQDRWYGEMLLPEVIMYNSQVMKPEEAPQDWDELIDPKFKDKIVIRNVLQSGTMRTIYSAMIFRQGADTPEKGYEWLTKLDANTKEYTQDPTNLYLKLDRQEGVISLWNLQDVLIQSKKNNHPYDFIYPKSGAPILVDGVALVKGAKNLDGAKKFMEFLMSPEIAAQLAKERFQFPSRTDISKDQLPDFMKNLELKPMELDWAVMAAKEKDWMQHWDENIKGKGKK, from the coding sequence TTGAAGAAGACAACTAGCAAGCTGAAAACATGGATGAAGGGTGTATTTGTCAGCTCCTTGGCCCTGACTGTGGCTGCGTGCGGCAGTGGAGGACAGGAAGCAAAGCCTGCCGACAACAGCGCTGGCGGCCAATCTGGCGCGGCTGCTCAACCTGCTGATTCATCGGGTGACCCACAAAAACTGGTGATTTACACCGGACGAGACAAAAATATTTTTGAAATCGTGTTGCCAAAATTTAAAGAAAAGTACCCGAACATTGAAGTGGATACACTCGAAATGGGTGCGCAACAAATTTTGGAGCGCGTTCGTGCAGAGAAGGCGAACCCGCAGGCTGACTTCTGGTGGGGTGGTACCCAATCCGCTCTAGCAACAGCGGCTAATGAAGATCTGCTTGAGCCTTACAAGCCGACTTTTGCAGACAAGGTTCCAGATTTGTACAAAGATTCGCAAGATCGCTGGTACGGCGAAATGCTTTTGCCAGAGGTCATCATGTACAACTCGCAGGTGATGAAGCCAGAAGAAGCGCCGCAAGATTGGGACGAATTGATCGATCCGAAATTCAAAGACAAGATCGTGATCCGAAACGTACTGCAGTCCGGCACAATGCGTACCATTTATTCTGCAATGATCTTCCGTCAAGGGGCGGATACTCCTGAAAAAGGTTATGAATGGCTGACTAAGCTCGATGCCAATACAAAAGAGTACACGCAAGACCCGACAAATCTGTATCTGAAGCTGGATCGCCAAGAGGGCGTCATCTCCTTGTGGAACCTCCAGGACGTTCTGATCCAAAGCAAAAAGAACAACCATCCGTATGACTTCATTTATCCGAAGAGCGGGGCACCGATTCTCGTAGACGGCGTGGCTCTGGTAAAAGGCGCGAAAAACCTGGATGGTGCGAAAAAGTTCATGGAATTCCTGATGAGTCCTGAAATAGCTGCCCAATTGGCGAAGGAACGCTTCCAGTTCCCATCTCGTACAGACATCAGCAAGGACCAGTTGCCAGACTTCATGAAAAATCTCGAGCTGAAGCCAATGGAACTCGATTGGGCTGTCATGGCTGCAAAGGAAAAAGACTGGATGCAGCATTGGGATGAAAACATCAAGGGCAAAGGCAAGAAGTAA
- a CDS encoding ABC transporter ATP-binding protein, translated as MSSVTLDHVYKRFGQAKGVEDVHIHIESGEFFTFLGPSGCGKTTTLRMIAGFYYPTEGHIRFGSQEVTSLPPHKRNTGMVFQNYALFPHMTVFENIAFGLQVRKVNKTDAKERVERIMKLVRLEGYGGRRIDQLSGGQQQRVALARALVIEPQILLLDEPLSNLDAKLREETRFEIKRLQLELGITTIYVTHDQAEAMSMSDRIMVMQSGEVQQIGTPHEIYHRPVNRFVASFIGETNLWEGTVTGFDGDEVLVRTASGQMLSGLKENASPRAQLSVGEKVTLSIRPESVLESTGNEGQNVVTGSVVMSEFTGACVNYVTEVGTESLRSMSINLGRPIKQRGDAIGLHIPKESIYFAG; from the coding sequence ATGAGCAGCGTAACACTTGATCACGTTTACAAAAGGTTTGGCCAAGCAAAAGGGGTCGAAGATGTTCACATTCATATCGAATCAGGAGAGTTTTTTACTTTTCTCGGTCCGAGTGGCTGCGGCAAAACGACTACCCTGCGCATGATTGCCGGCTTTTATTATCCAACGGAAGGCCATATCCGCTTTGGATCACAGGAGGTTACATCTCTTCCTCCCCATAAGCGCAATACCGGGATGGTATTCCAAAACTACGCGTTGTTCCCACACATGACTGTTTTTGAAAATATCGCGTTTGGCTTGCAGGTTCGGAAAGTGAACAAAACCGATGCAAAAGAGCGCGTAGAACGGATCATGAAGCTGGTTCGCTTGGAAGGCTATGGCGGACGCCGCATTGATCAGCTTTCCGGGGGACAACAGCAACGGGTAGCACTGGCACGGGCGCTGGTCATCGAGCCGCAGATTCTGCTGTTGGATGAGCCGCTGTCCAATCTGGATGCGAAGCTTCGCGAAGAGACGCGTTTTGAGATCAAGAGACTCCAGCTGGAGCTGGGGATTACGACGATTTACGTCACGCACGACCAGGCGGAAGCGATGTCGATGTCAGACCGGATTATGGTCATGCAGAGCGGAGAAGTGCAGCAGATCGGAACACCGCATGAGATTTACCATCGTCCTGTAAACCGTTTTGTCGCTTCTTTTATCGGCGAGACGAATCTGTGGGAAGGGACAGTTACCGGGTTTGACGGCGATGAAGTGCTGGTTCGCACGGCGTCTGGACAAATGCTCAGCGGATTGAAGGAGAATGCTTCTCCACGTGCTCAGCTGTCAGTTGGGGAGAAAGTGACGTTGTCCATTCGTCCTGAATCGGTTCTGGAGAGTACAGGCAACGAGGGACAAAATGTAGTGACAGGCTCTGTTGTCATGTCTGAATTTACAGGGGCGTGTGTCAATTACGTCACGGAAGTAGGAACGGAGAGCCTGCGCAGCATGTCGATCAACCTGGGACGACCGATTAAACAGCGCGGCGATGCCATCGGCCTACATATACCGAAAGAGAGCATTTATTTTGCCGGATAA
- a CDS encoding ABC transporter permease, translating to MRAELQQAPTAARRKSITASPAFVYVLISPLFLILLAYVVYPLFETFVASIKIDEEITWKNYIRFFSLEHTANLEALWNSIYISVLSVITCGIVGVTMAFLLERYEFPGRKILSVLALVPMALPPLIGVLSFTFLYGESGIVPRAIKELFGLAQVPFSLKGMWGVVVVHTFTMYTYFFMTATAAIKGLDPSLEEAAASLGANRFTVWRRIILPMLTPAMVASSLLVFMISMASYTAPLIFGIDRTMTMQIYLSRTNGDLDMAATQSTILSIVSVAFLLIMRWYQGARNYQNLSKGVSVHRTEIKSKAGRYTTIVLSFIGTIILMLPILVLVLISFSVDGTWTVQILPPEYTLSHYMDLFTDSKTWRPILNSLQLSAIAVIGIVIFGVAAAYAMVRLKFRGKTLLDVLIMLPWALPGTVVAINLIAAFSEPNAFSFGQVLIGSFWIIPLAYFVRHLPLVFRSTNATLMQMDPSVEEAARNLGASWWYSFRRVVFPMAWGGILAGTLLAFVQCIGEFVASILIFTPKTTPLSVAVFQRMYSNEFGTACAYGVLQIVVIIIVLFISRKLTGDKAGTAV from the coding sequence TTGAGAGCAGAGTTGCAGCAAGCGCCGACAGCAGCCAGACGAAAGTCCATCACCGCTTCACCCGCCTTCGTCTATGTGCTGATTTCGCCACTCTTTTTAATATTGTTGGCTTATGTCGTTTATCCATTGTTCGAAACGTTCGTTGCGAGTATCAAAATCGATGAAGAAATTACGTGGAAAAACTACATTCGCTTCTTCAGCCTGGAGCATACCGCCAACCTGGAAGCGTTGTGGAACAGTATCTACATATCGGTTCTGAGTGTCATTACGTGCGGAATTGTCGGCGTCACGATGGCGTTTTTATTAGAGCGCTATGAGTTTCCCGGACGAAAAATTCTTTCAGTGCTGGCTTTGGTTCCGATGGCGTTGCCTCCACTCATTGGTGTTCTCTCGTTTACCTTTTTGTACGGAGAGAGCGGAATCGTCCCACGGGCGATCAAAGAGCTGTTCGGGCTTGCCCAGGTTCCTTTCTCATTAAAAGGAATGTGGGGTGTGGTCGTCGTTCATACATTTACGATGTACACTTATTTCTTCATGACGGCTACAGCAGCAATCAAGGGACTCGATCCGTCCTTGGAAGAGGCGGCAGCCAGTCTTGGAGCGAATCGCTTTACCGTTTGGCGGCGCATTATATTGCCGATGCTTACGCCAGCCATGGTCGCGTCTTCTTTGTTGGTTTTCATGATTTCGATGGCTTCTTATACGGCACCGCTCATTTTCGGAATTGACCGGACGATGACGATGCAAATCTATCTGTCTCGCACCAATGGAGATTTGGACATGGCTGCGACACAGTCTACGATTCTTTCGATTGTTTCCGTGGCTTTTCTTTTGATCATGCGTTGGTACCAAGGCGCGCGTAACTACCAGAACTTGAGCAAAGGGGTCAGTGTGCACCGTACTGAGATCAAGAGCAAAGCGGGACGCTACACAACGATTGTGCTGTCTTTTATCGGTACAATCATTCTGATGCTGCCAATTCTCGTATTGGTACTCATCTCCTTCTCGGTGGATGGTACCTGGACGGTGCAAATATTACCGCCGGAATATACCTTGTCGCATTACATGGATTTGTTCACGGATAGCAAGACATGGCGTCCGATTCTCAACAGCTTGCAGTTGTCTGCTATCGCGGTAATCGGGATCGTCATTTTCGGTGTAGCTGCGGCTTATGCCATGGTTCGCCTCAAGTTTCGCGGGAAAACGCTTCTTGATGTGCTGATCATGCTGCCATGGGCATTGCCAGGGACAGTTGTGGCGATCAACCTGATTGCAGCGTTCAGTGAGCCGAATGCATTCAGCTTTGGTCAGGTTTTGATCGGATCATTCTGGATTATCCCGTTGGCGTATTTTGTCCGACATCTACCACTTGTGTTTCGCTCTACTAATGCGACCTTGATGCAGATGGACCCATCCGTCGAGGAAGCTGCGCGAAATCTCGGTGCTTCTTGGTGGTACAGCTTTAGACGTGTCGTGTTCCCGATGGCGTGGGGTGGAATTCTCGCGGGTACGCTGTTAGCATTCGTTCAGTGTATCGGGGAGTTCGTAGCTTCGATTCTGATCTTCACACCGAAGACAACGCCATTGTCTGTCGCGGTATTCCAACGCATGTACAGTAATGAATTCGGCACCGCTTGCGCCTATGGTGTCTTGCAAATCGTGGTCATCATCATCGTGTTGTTCATCTCCAGAAAACTGACCGGAGATAAAGCGGGAACTGCCGTGTAA